ATATTGCATTACGATAAAGGTGAGCCCATCTTCCTCGCCGACTTCGTAAACGCCGCAAATATTCGGATGATCGAGTGTCGCGGCAGCCTGTGCCTCGCGGATCAATCTCTTCCGGGCCACTTCATCTTCGACCAGTTCTTGAGCCAAAAACTTGATTCCTACCTTCCGACCAAGCTTCGTATCTTCCGCCAGATAGACTTCGCCCATACCTCCGGCGCCAAGTTTGCTCAGGATTTTGTAATGCGAAATGGTTTGTGGGGTCACTCTTTGGAAGATTATATTACTTTACAGTCTTGTATCCTTTGCACGATATAATGAATCAAACTTTCGAAGCGCACAAGCGCGCCAGACGCGCAGTCGCATCGACGATCTTGGCCCTGTAGCTCAGCTGGACAGAGCAGCGGTTTCCTAAACCGAAGGTCGGCGGTTCAAGTCCGTCCAGGGCCACCTTTATTTTCAATCGATGTTGAATTCGAGCGAACCCGAAGTCAAATCAGGATGCTTTCTTGGGCCCATCGAGTTTGAGGCTTCGCACCAGTCGATAAAGATGAGCGGGATGAATTCCCAGACTTGCGGCGGCCACATTGAAGTCTTGGTTGGCAGCATCCAGGGCCTTTCGTACAAGCTTTTTTTGTATTCATTCACAGCTTCATGGAAATCCGCTGAGCCCTGTTTGCCGTTGTTTGAATATCATGCAAGGGAAGTTCCGGACTTGCATAATCCGGAGTCATCACACGAAACCCTTTCGCGGTTAAGTCGGAACGATCATTGTCAGGGGAAAGGATTTTTGCAATTCCAAAATCCAGAAGCTTTGGAACTCCATCCGAAGTCACCAGAATATTTCCCGGTTTTATGTCACGATGCACTACGATATTTTGGTGAGCGTAGTGAACGGCTGAACAAACGGTTCGAAACAGATTCAAACGATCGGCCGCAGTGAGACATCGGTTATCCGAGTACTGATCAATCGGTGTTCCTGAACGTGCTCCATGACATAAAACGGGAGGCCATCATCCGTGGTCCCTGCATCCAAGAGTCTGGCGATATTGGGGTGTTCGAGCGCTGCAAGGATCTGGCGTTCCTGACCAAATCGATGCAGAATTTCTTGAGAGTCGCATCCTTGTTTTACAACTTTTACCGCGACCTGTTTGCGATATTGAGCATCGGATCGCTCAGCGAGATAAACAACTCCCATCCCACCTTCGCCGATTTTACGGATCAACCGGTAAGGACCGATCTGATCGGATTTCAACGGGACGGTTACGCTGGAAGGACCTTCCCAGCGTTTCATACTTCTCAAAAAGAAGGGAGTTCTACCTCTCTTTGTAGTTCCGGACGTCCTTCGCAATACTGGGAGATAAACGCGGTTCTGTTCGATGAATCCACTTCGACGGCTTTTCGGAAGCTAGCTTCCGCCTCCGAACGGTTGACTGGCATATGCCGCAGGCATATACTTACCTTATGAAAACAGCGCGATTGTTCAGAAACGGCCGCAGCCAGGCAGTTCGATTACCAAAGGAAATGCGTTTTGATTCTGTAAAAGAAGTTACAGTAAGGCGCGAAGGGAAGTCTGTAATTTTAGAGCCGGTGGAAGAATTTTCCTGGGAAGAATGGTGGAGCAGTTGGAAGCCATTCGGAAAGGATTTCCTTCCAAAAGGCAGACAGCAGCCTCGAATGCAGAAGCGCGATTTTAGTTTTGATTGAAAGCCGTATATGCCCTATCTACTCGATACGAACATCTGCTCGTATGTGCTCAAAAAGAAACCGGGTTCAGTCTATTCCAGATTGGTAAAAACGAAGCCTTCCGATTTGTATGTTTCTGTAATTACGGTCTACGAGTTGCTGACCGGATGTGAAAAGAGTGAGCAGCGAGATCGGCTGCTTCCTGAAATCAAAAGCTTTTTGAGACCATTCTCGCTTCTCACCTTCAAGGAACAGCATGCGTATCGCGCCGCCTCTCTGCGCGCGCACCTGGAGAAGGCGGGAACTCCGATCGGGGCTTACGATCTCCTGCTGGCCGCGCAAGCGCTCACGGATGGCCTAACTTTCGTTACTAACAATACGCGAGAGTTCCGGAGAGTTAAACATCTCAGCCTGGAAGACTGGTCCAGATAAGCGCATAATGATCCGATGCTAATTTGAGCCAAACGACAGATCCTTGATTCAAGAAGCTTTGGCCAGTCATTCCTGCAGAAACGCAAAAGTGTTTTCGCCTTTCTGCCAGAAATTCGGAGTTGTCGTGCGAGAAGACTCAATCCAAATCAATTTAGCGATGGCATGATCAAGAAAATCATTGTACTGGCAATCGTCGTTTCAACAGGAATTGCTATCTTTGCTCTTGATCTAGATGAACTCGTAGCGCCCGAGAGAATCCGAGGTTATTTGAAGTCTGTTGGACCGCTTAAAGCGGCGCTTCTTTTTGTCGTTGTGTATGGTCTATCTCTGAGACCTTTTATTCCGGTACCTCCGACAGCTTATACAGTGGTTGGCGGAGCAATTTTCGGCGTATGGCTTGGAACGCTGCTGACGGTTTTGGGGGCTACTATAAATGCAGTCCTTACATATTACATAGCGCATGTCCTCGGTGATGGCAAGTTTCAGGATTGGTTGAAGGAAAGGAAGAGTATGAGTGAGGTATTAGAAAAAATCAGAAAGGCAGGTTTCAAAACCATTTTTTTAATTCGATTGTCACCAGTGGGCCCTCCTTATGATCTAGTTTCATTTGCAGCAGGATTCGCGAGGATACCTTTTGGGAGTTACTTGTTAGCGACCATTGTGGGAATAATCCCCGCGACTTTTCTGTTTTGTTATCTTGGAGAAAGAGTCTCCACTGGTGAAATCCAGAAAATGCTGATTCCATTCTAATCATCGCGGGGGCCTTCTTTTTTGTTCCTTTGTATCTCAAACGAAGAAACAAAAAGAGCATTTGATGAACTATCTGCCACAAAGCTCAACGGGTCAACTCAAGCCATTTTGTGAGAATTCTCTTGGCCACAGGCGTCAATCGGGCTCGGTAATAAGACACTGCAGCATGCTTAACAGCTTCCGATTCCGTAGGATAAGGGTGAATGACGGATGCGAGCCTCTTCAGGCCGACTCCGTTTGTCATTGCAAGGGTAATCTCATTAATCATTTCCCCGGCATGGGCAGCGACGATCGTGGCGCCAAGAATTTGATCCGTTGATTTCTTTGTGTGAATCTTGATGAAGCCCAGCTCTTCGCCATCGGTGATGGCCCGATCCACATCCTTTAAGGGAACTTTGAATGTTGCTACTTCTATACCTTTCTTTTTGGCGTCCTGTTCATACATTCCGACGTGTGCGATCTCGGGGTCGGTATAAGTGCACCATGGCATGGAAAGTGAGCTTAGTTTTTTTCGGCGATGAAAAAGAGCATTCTGCAAAACGATGGTGGATGCGGCTTCGGCTGCATGCGTAAACTTCCATCGCATGCAAACATCGCCTGAGGCGTAGATCCGTTTGTTTGTTGTTTGAAGGTAATCGTTCACCAGAACGCCTTTGCGAGAGTTGTATTGGACGCCTGCTGCCTCCAGTTTTAAACCTTCCGTATTTGGAACCCGGCCGGCGCCAACAAGGATATCGCTTACTTCAATTGTTTGCTCTTTGTCATTCACCGAGAAATGAATGCGCCGGCTTTGGTTTTTCTCAACTGTTGAAATTTGGGAGCTCAAAAAAAGCTGAATGTTCTCAGCCGTCAGAACGGTCTGCAAAACCTCTGCGGCGTCAGCATCTTCGCGGTCCAGAATGTGATCTTTATTATGAAAGACGAATACCTGTGATCCGAGCCGCGCAAATGCCTGCGCGAGCTCGCAGCCGAGTGGGCCACCACCGATTACCGCAAGCCGTTCCGGTAAAGAAGTGATTTCAAAAATCGTCTCATTCGTAAAATATCCGGCCTCTTTCAATCCAGGAATTTCTGGAACATCGGGGCGCGCTCCTGTAGCGATTACAGCTTTCTTGAAGCGAAGCAGCGCTCCTTCAACGGAAATCGTTTGTTCATTGACGAAACTGCCCTGACCAAGAAACACATCCACCCCCAGATCTGTAAATCGCTTTACAGAATCATGGAAACTGATTTTTGCTCGCACTGATCTAACCCGTTTCATGACTCTTTCGAAATCAATTACGGAATTGGAGGTCTGAATGCCAAACTGATTAGCAGAAGCAACGGCTGCGGCGGCTCTCGAACAACGAATGAGTGCTTTGGAGGGAACACATCCCGTATTCAGGCAATCCCCGCCCATGAAATGCCTCTCCACAAGAGCTACCTTTCCGCCAAGAACCGCGGCCCCTGCTGCGCAGACGAGTCCCGCTGTCCCCGCGCCGATCACGACGAGATTGTAGCGCTCTTCTGGTTTGGGATTTACCCAGTTCTTCGGATGAGCGTTCGAAATAAGAATTTGGTTTTCAGCATCCATTCGAATTATCCGATGAATCTTTAACAGCCAAACTATGCCACAAACTGATCTATGCAAGCCTCAGTATCGTAGATTGTAAAGCCCATTACATTCGTCGAAGAAAACATCAACACTTGACAACAAATTGTGCGATAGAGCATTCGTCTGCCTTGTTTTCGTGGGATTTACGCCCCACAATCGTGTTGAGGGCGCGTAGAAGAAGCGGGTGGTCATGAAGTTAACAGTCCTTGGTTTCTTTTTCCAAAATTATTATGGGCGCGTATAGCCTTGCCCATGGGGCCGAGTATGCTAGCTATACGTCGATTATCCGGACACTCTTGTAATCCTTTTTCTGTTGATCGGTCCATTTGTTGTTTCAGCCTGGACTGAAACCAAGACTCTTCTTGAAAA
This genomic interval from bacterium contains the following:
- the vapB gene encoding type II toxin-antitoxin system VapB family antitoxin yields the protein MKTARLFRNGRSQAVRLPKEMRFDSVKEVTVRREGKSVILEPVEEFSWEEWWSSWKPFGKDFLPKGRQQPRMQKRDFSFD
- a CDS encoding type II toxin-antitoxin system VapC family toxin — translated: MPYLLDTNICSYVLKKKPGSVYSRLVKTKPSDLYVSVITVYELLTGCEKSEQRDRLLPEIKSFLRPFSLLTFKEQHAYRAASLRAHLEKAGTPIGAYDLLLAAQALTDGLTFVTNNTREFRRVKHLSLEDWSR
- a CDS encoding VTT domain-containing protein yields the protein MIKKIIVLAIVVSTGIAIFALDLDELVAPERIRGYLKSVGPLKAALLFVVVYGLSLRPFIPVPPTAYTVVGGAIFGVWLGTLLTVLGATINAVLTYYIAHVLGDGKFQDWLKERKSMSEVLEKIRKAGFKTIFLIRLSPVGPPYDLVSFAAGFARIPFGSYLLATIVGIIPATFLFCYLGERVSTGEIQKMLIPF
- a CDS encoding mercuric reductase, encoding MDAENQILISNAHPKNWVNPKPEERYNLVVIGAGTAGLVCAAGAAVLGGKVALVERHFMGGDCLNTGCVPSKALIRCSRAAAAVASANQFGIQTSNSVIDFERVMKRVRSVRAKISFHDSVKRFTDLGVDVFLGQGSFVNEQTISVEGALLRFKKAVIATGARPDVPEIPGLKEAGYFTNETIFEITSLPERLAVIGGGPLGCELAQAFARLGSQVFVFHNKDHILDREDADAAEVLQTVLTAENIQLFLSSQISTVEKNQSRRIHFSVNDKEQTIEVSDILVGAGRVPNTEGLKLEAAGVQYNSRKGVLVNDYLQTTNKRIYASGDVCMRWKFTHAAEAASTIVLQNALFHRRKKLSSLSMPWCTYTDPEIAHVGMYEQDAKKKGIEVATFKVPLKDVDRAITDGEELGFIKIHTKKSTDQILGATIVAAHAGEMINEITLAMTNGVGLKRLASVIHPYPTESEAVKHAAVSYYRARLTPVAKRILTKWLELTR